The stretch of DNA GAAAACCATGGCAGCTGGTAAGTACCAGTTTAATGTACCTGAAGTCAAAGATTCACCAAGTAGTATTAATGATTAATAAGGTGCTGTTTTCTAGACAAACACTTGGTGCTGGAGTTGGAGACCTTGCGGGCTAAACATGGTGTTTGTGGAAAGGAACGCTCCCCATCGCGTCTGGATGCGTTCGTCAAGagtctggaggaggagagggattACTATCGCCAGGAGGCGGAACGATACAGAAGAACTAGAGGAGTTAACAGCCTGGATTTGAGCCCGAGTCGCAGTCCAGGCAGGGGCAGGAGTCCTGTGTCTAAAGTCACCAGggtaaaagaagaagatgaaattGATTGATATATTTTGAATAGAGTCACGGGTCATTTGTTATAGAAAGCTAATGGAAAAGTTAATCATGGCCTCACATTTTCAGGGAGGTGTTATAGAGTCGGAACTGCTTCGTGTAGTAAAGGAAAGAGATGAACTGAAAGCTGCTCTGTTGGACTTTGAGGAGCATATGGAGGACATCCAGAACAAAGTGAAGAGCCTCAGTGCTGAAAGAGACCAGTTCAAAACCTTGTTGAAACAGGTGAGTTTCAGAAGCTGGATGACCTCAGCTATGCActtgaaaaaaacacatgtaaagaCAGAATGCTCTCGTCCATTTAGGCGCAAGAGGACTTAAAGCTTTCTCCTAGCACTGATGTGTCAGCTGACGTCTTTACACTGAAGGAGGAGCTCAAACGGGCAGAAATCCAAATCCAGCAGATGACTATTGAAAGAGACACACTGATGGAGAGATTAAAGGTTAGTCCCGCACTCACACCTGTCACAGTACACATTAGCCCAGTACATCGTTTTAGCCTTTTACAGAAATAAACTCATTTTATAGCATTTAAACAGCTCAGAAACAAGTTGGCATACTctacattatttttatatattggaGTGGATTCAAATATTTTGCAGGTAGCTCAGACTTCAGctctcacagacagacaggaagaggaaaggaggattcTCGACCTGGAGGATGCCATTAAGAGCGTAAGCCTGATGATACTTAAAATAAATCCAATGTCCCAGTACAccattattatgttatattcaCTACCGTAACTTTGCTGCTAAATAATTTAGCGGTTGCTGCATCAATACTATGTGATTTTGTGGGCGCAGTTGGAACGGGAGAAACAGGACTTGCGGTCACAGGTGTGTCTGCTGAAGGAGGGCAGGGACGCTGTGGAGCAGGAGCTGAAGGTCCGGTCTGTTGCGTTGGTTCAGAACGCAGAGGATACGGCCCAGCAGAGGGCAGAGTCTAACGCTCTGAGGTTTGTGTGTTAAACAATGATGTGTGATACTGCAGCACTCTCTATAAGAATGGAGTAATGGCATCTCTCTGCTGTACAAAATGGtgttaaatacaatacaaaatatgATGGTAACATGCTTTTGTCAGTTTCCTCTCACTACTCTCCATTAtggcattttgttttaatttaatctgttctctcttttttttgtcttcttaatACAATATTGTTCCTGTCGACAAAAcaaatgaactgaaaatgaATCTTTGCTGTTGCAGTAAGGGGTTTTCGTTACGGGGGGCTAATGTATTTTTCGCTGTCTGTCTCCAGGTTGCTGCAGGAACAGATGGAGCAGTCGCTGTCAGACACCCAACACAGGCTGTCTGTGAAGATGAACGAGCTGCTTACTGCTCACGAGGAGATCGACAAACTGGAGGAGAGAATAGGTGAATGTTTGTGAGTTTTAGTAGGTTCAGGATGGACTGTGGATGTTTGTTCTGTACTGTTccacttctgtttttctttcttatttctgTGGTTTCTTGGTTCTTGTTCAGTTACTCTAGTTTGTCTCACAGGGGAGCTGAGTCAACAGGGCTCCAAGCACAAAGAGGAAATGGCTGTTCTTCAGAAGTCCATCTCTGCCCTGGATAGAGAGAAAGACGCTCTGCAGGATGAGGTGGATGAAAAGACTGAAAAGCTGGTTGTTCTGCAGGAGGAGTTATACAAGAAGGTAGTTATTATTGAATGTTCTGATCCAAACTTTTAGTTGACTCTCCTCCAGATTACAaattttaatgaataatttacTATAAGAGGTTTAAGCACCATATTTTTGTGAATATGCAGGAAAAGACCCTTGAAGATGTGAGACTAACAGTTACAAACATGGACACCTCACTAGCGTAagtatcttttattttattatgtagcTTTATTAAGTGTCACACAAGCAATTATAAAACTAGAAACCAAATGTTCTTCTTAATAAGCCCATAGAACTGTTGCCTTATTATGAGGTTAATATGTGATCCCTGCAGTCAACTCCAGGGGGCATTAAACAGCCGCGAGAGGGAGATAACCAGCCTCAGGAGGCAGCTGGACGCCTCTGAAGAAGAGCTGGCTGGACTCAGGAGAGACAAAGAAATCACACTCAGAGAGAACAGAAGGCTTCAAGATGACCTGGCCACCATGACCAGAGAGAATCAAGTTAGTAATAAAACCTTCCACTGGTGTGCAGATGTGTAAACtcaaaaaatgaaggaaatgacACCAGCTCCCTCTCATGCTTGTCCAGGCTGTACACGTGGAAATGGAAGAGGCTTTGCACGAGAAAGACGAGCTGAAGCTGAGGGTCCACTCTTACATATCGGAAGTGTCCAGAATAGAGAAACTGATGGCCACAAAGGCAAGAGAAAACAGCTGCGTGCTCTGTGTAGTATAGTAATGTCAAAATGAAATCAATCTGAAGTGCTTGGATAGcaaataaatgtctgtttaGTCTCACTTACTAACTGTGAGGTGTTTGACCCACAGGAGCAAGAGAACAGGGACTTGCTGGAGCGCTTCCGAATGACCCACTCCGAGATGGAGGAGCGGGAGCAGAAGCTACAGCAGGCTGAAGGCCTCAACAGCTCAATCCGCCTGGAGCTGCTCTCCTCCGACTCCGAACGCAGGCACCTCCGAGATACATTGAgccagcaggagagagagatcCAGCAGGTAAGATGATAGATTCACAATTAGAAAGCTGCCAGAATGAGTATGTGATAAGATAGTTGTTTTTTATAATCTTTCATATGACTCTTTTCCAAGCATATGCAGGCCCTGCAGGCTTATGAGGCCCAAGTGTCAGCGCTGGCTCGCGGGATGTCCCGACTAGAGGAGGAGCTCCGCAACACTCAGGAGGAGAAGGCCAGCCTGCTTTCTGATCTGGCTTCTGTCAGGGAGCTCTGCGTCAAAGTGGACTCCGGCAAGGAACTCATTGCACGCCAGCTCACCTCTAAGAGCATGGATCTGGAGAGGGTGAAGACTGCTGTTTCTTCTCGTCTCGGCTGTGAATCAGCAGCTGTCTT from Scomber japonicus isolate fScoJap1 chromosome 7, fScoJap1.pri, whole genome shotgun sequence encodes:
- the cep135 gene encoding LOW QUALITY PROTEIN: centrosomal protein of 135 kDa (The sequence of the model RefSeq protein was modified relative to this genomic sequence to represent the inferred CDS: deleted 1 base in 1 codon; substituted 1 base at 1 genomic stop codon) — protein: MNSSAERKFVNLRKRLDQLGYRQTLGIESLPLVEKLFSDLVHTTESLRNAKLSAGKIEKESQNFDALLEPYRTDNARLVRENNELHLDLLKLREEKDRVSRELKTHIRKLDHESTDLKFLNNQYVHKVRSLEKDSKAKAERIQQLQEKNMQAVVQTPGGKKRSIPFRRQRMQIDELIPPSSTSAYPVSQPDDPYIADLLQLADGRILELQDDIIKWKLDLENSQEYIKHLNTQVEERDKEIERLNRVLQGGRPHDVISLEAQNISNEKLIAHLNLQIEYLQETNRNLEQKIEGLQQKKKDASNEVANLSLKNLELCEELTHIDDLAKRLEMDKELVLETADMELQETKKEIKRQQKIIEDLEDVITKLRREQSENDFEKDRLRDQMAELKEQNEKMEGLVNFLEEEKIRLQDKLEKTMAADKHLVLELETLRAKHGVCGKERSPSRLDAFVKSLEEERDYYRQEAERYRRTRGVNSLDLSPSRSPGRGRSPVSKVTRVKEEDEIDXYILNRVRVICYRKLMEKLIMASHFQGGVIESELLRVVKERDELKAALLDFEEHMEDIQNKVKSLSAERDQFKTLLKQAQEDLKLSPSTDVSADVFTLKEELKRAEIQIQQMTIERDTLMERLKVAQTSALTDRQEEERRILDLEDAIKSLEREKQDLRSQVCLLKEGRDAVEQELKVRSVALVQNAEDTAQQRAESNALRLLQEQMEQSLSDTQHRLSVKMNELLTAHEEIDKLEERIGELSQQGSKHKEEMAVLQKSISALDREKDALQDEVDEKTEKLVVLQEELYKKEKTLEDVRLTVTNMDTSLAQLQGALNSREREITSLRRQLDASEEELAGLRRDKEITLRENRRLQDDLATMTRENQAVHVEMEEALHEKDELKLRVHSYISEVSRIEKLMATKEQENRDLLERFRMTHSEMEEREQKLQQAEGLNSSIRLELLSSDSERRHLRDTLSQQEREIQQHMQALQAYEAQVSALARGMSRLEEELRNTQEEKASLLSDLASVRELCVKVDSGKELIARQLTSKSMDLERVTGELEDVQSEAELLKKQLASERLAVRNLETLLSTNRQKEFQTHLTASEKDSELKVLRDRLTLADSKTTEHSREVSNLRGKVSQLQTEMDVLRRQLTTERFERERAVQEMRRQGLSFSSLRSSSPLSISSSHHISPERSILRSFERSTDKSADK